From Thermoleophilia bacterium, one genomic window encodes:
- a CDS encoding TlyA family RNA methyltransferase: protein MARVERKRLDELLVERGLAVSRSAARGLILAGLVEVNGLVKDKAGALVPMESQVTLKARPRYVSRGGDKLASALAAFDVDVSGAWALDVGASTGGFTDCLLQHGAERVIALDVGRGQLDLKIRNDPRVHVIEGLNARYLRPEQLPYRPNFLTMDVSFISVTKLLPAVTECMQLSFAGLVLVKPQFEAGPHLVGKGGIVRDPDTHREVLLSVLRFSIGIPGISVMGVCRSGLAGAEGNIEYFVYMARGRGEGLTLDSLEDVVDRVVASTDYNDKAKKTP, encoded by the coding sequence GTGGCAAGGGTGGAGCGTAAGCGGTTGGACGAACTACTGGTGGAGCGCGGTCTGGCTGTCAGCCGCAGCGCAGCCCGCGGCCTGATACTTGCGGGACTAGTAGAGGTTAACGGTCTTGTCAAAGACAAGGCTGGCGCTCTTGTCCCTATGGAATCTCAGGTCACTCTTAAAGCCCGCCCCCGGTACGTCTCCCGCGGGGGAGACAAACTAGCTTCTGCACTGGCGGCGTTTGATGTCGACGTTAGTGGGGCGTGGGCGCTTGATGTGGGTGCCTCGACGGGTGGCTTCACTGACTGTCTGCTTCAACATGGGGCAGAGAGAGTAATAGCGCTAGACGTGGGACGGGGTCAACTGGACTTGAAGATTAGAAACGATCCCCGTGTACATGTAATTGAGGGACTTAATGCTCGGTACTTGCGACCAGAACAGCTACCGTACCGTCCAAACTTTCTTACCATGGACGTGTCGTTCATCTCGGTCACAAAGCTTCTGCCAGCAGTCACGGAGTGTATGCAGCTGAGTTTTGCGGGCCTTGTTCTTGTCAAGCCGCAGTTTGAGGCGGGCCCGCACCTGGTGGGCAAGGGCGGAATTGTGCGGGACCCAGATACCCACCGCGAAGTGTTACTCAGCGTGCTGAGATTCAGCATAGGAATTCCAGGAATCTCGGTAATGGGTGTTTGTCGCTCAGGCCTTGCGGGTGCAGAGGGCAATATTGAGTACTTTGTGTATATGGCGAGGGGTAGAGGAGAAGGGCTAACTCTTGATAGCCTGGAAGATGTGGTTGATCGAGTGGTAGCGAGTACGGATTACAACGACAAGGCGAAGAAAACTCCTTAG
- a CDS encoding NAD(+)/NADH kinase produces the protein MKARVQQVLLITHSRPQVAAETLVLAVEVLNKKGVSIVAPLSEWEKHGDILASSAQALVMNGRKDLSEVGLCLVLGGDGTMLRAFRLTQDLGIPVAGINLGRVGFLTTIEKTCLTEGLERLLAGDYVEYPLLGLEATLEGRTFRATNDVVVSKGTSPHACTMAVSINGVTIFEVVCDGVVVSTPTGSSAYSLAAGGPLLGIAVEAYVISFVAPHAVGVRPVVAAPQDVVEIRNIDEENDAFLDVDGQRLARVAPRSCVCVKTTPCMTSLALLRGDSLYHHFRDRLL, from the coding sequence GTGAAGGCAAGAGTACAACAGGTTCTTCTCATCACTCACAGCCGGCCTCAGGTGGCCGCTGAAACTCTTGTCCTTGCAGTGGAGGTCCTAAACAAGAAGGGCGTCTCCATAGTGGCTCCGCTGTCTGAGTGGGAGAAGCACGGAGACATTCTTGCCTCTAGTGCACAGGCTTTGGTCATGAATGGGCGCAAAGACCTGTCGGAAGTGGGTTTGTGCCTTGTATTGGGGGGAGATGGCACCATGCTTCGCGCATTTCGCCTGACGCAGGATCTTGGAATACCGGTGGCTGGGATAAACCTGGGTCGCGTTGGTTTTCTTACCACGATTGAGAAGACCTGCTTAACCGAGGGCCTGGAACGGTTGCTAGCAGGCGACTATGTGGAATACCCGCTTCTTGGTCTTGAGGCGACCCTCGAGGGCAGAACCTTCCGTGCCACCAACGACGTGGTAGTGAGCAAGGGAACAAGCCCTCATGCTTGTACTATGGCGGTTTCTATTAACGGGGTAACTATTTTTGAGGTGGTTTGTGACGGAGTGGTAGTGAGTACTCCCACAGGCTCTTCCGCCTACAGCCTGGCTGCGGGAGGACCGTTGCTGGGCATTGCGGTGGAGGCGTACGTCATTAGCTTCGTGGCCCCCCACGCAGTGGGGGTTAGACCAGTCGTTGCAGCTCCACAAGACGTGGTGGAAATCAGAAACATTGACGAAGAAAACGACGCGTTCCTGGATGTAGACGGCCAGCGTCTTGCCAGGGTGGCTCCGCGCTCTTGTGTTTGCGTCAAGACGACGCCCTGCATGACTTCATTGGCTCTGCTACGCGGGGACAGCCTATATCACCACTTCCGTGACAGACTCCTTTAG
- the recN gene encoding DNA repair protein RecN, with protein MLASLSIRNFVLIEDATLDFHPGLNVLTGETGAGKTLLTRALGLLMGERAEEGLIGNSGSEAIIQAVFELSNKELTEVPDSVCELVGQLAPGEVIVTRRLGRDGRTRCYVNDTAVTVSALGALVGELVSFSGQHEHRRLLNPNYQLAVLDRWAGPQVVELAAEFRETFLLAREAARKFEESLRRHDARLREIELLRFQVDELERARLSLEEEEALVSEQRLLSRAEEVVRSLSAAAELLKSDADQPDALGLVTQAAGQVGLVKDVDAALVSLCDGLTDLQYQLQEIARDLRSYASRVLIDPGRLDQVNDRLRLYSDLARKYGGSTAAALEYLDQAKARLSALQDEEENLSELGEARAALSARARQLAEILSSRRREAVAPLEEAIQEQLADLGMDQARVAIEVSSTDDPQALRETGADSVEFLLRANPGQPARSLARTASGGELSRILLAIKCALAEAAGHDTLVFDEIDAGIGGRTAVAVANKLRELSNTSQLIVVTHLPQVAALASRHFLIEKVSGADTTVARLRLLEGAEVVEELCRMLGGRLDDAEVMAHARDLRDRGSRGLLD; from the coding sequence GTGCTGGCTTCGCTCAGCATAAGAAATTTTGTGCTCATAGAAGACGCGACTCTCGACTTTCACCCTGGTCTGAATGTGCTCACGGGGGAGACAGGCGCAGGAAAGACTTTGCTTACCCGAGCCCTGGGTCTCCTCATGGGCGAGCGAGCCGAAGAGGGCTTGATTGGAAACTCAGGGTCTGAGGCCATCATCCAGGCTGTTTTTGAACTGAGCAACAAGGAGTTGACGGAGGTCCCGGACAGTGTTTGTGAGCTGGTGGGACAGCTTGCACCCGGGGAGGTAATCGTCACTCGGCGCCTGGGGCGCGACGGACGAACGCGTTGCTACGTAAACGACACTGCTGTCACTGTTAGCGCGTTGGGCGCGCTGGTCGGCGAGCTCGTTTCTTTCTCTGGTCAGCACGAACATCGGCGCCTCTTGAACCCTAACTACCAACTTGCCGTCCTTGACCGCTGGGCCGGTCCTCAGGTGGTGGAGCTAGCGGCGGAGTTTCGGGAGACCTTCTTACTAGCGCGCGAGGCGGCGCGCAAATTTGAGGAGAGTCTACGTAGGCATGATGCCCGGTTGCGAGAGATAGAGCTCCTACGGTTCCAGGTGGATGAGCTCGAGAGGGCTAGACTGTCGCTAGAGGAGGAAGAAGCTCTGGTGAGCGAGCAGCGCCTCCTCTCGAGAGCGGAAGAAGTAGTGCGCAGTCTGTCTGCAGCCGCGGAGCTTCTCAAGAGTGATGCAGACCAGCCTGATGCTCTTGGTTTGGTAACTCAGGCAGCTGGCCAAGTAGGACTAGTTAAGGATGTAGATGCTGCTTTGGTCTCACTCTGCGACGGCCTCACAGATCTTCAGTACCAGCTACAGGAAATTGCGCGGGATCTACGGAGCTATGCGTCTCGCGTGTTGATTGATCCAGGCCGGCTCGATCAGGTGAATGACCGACTGAGACTCTACAGCGACCTTGCTCGGAAGTATGGAGGATCGACGGCAGCAGCGCTCGAGTATCTCGACCAGGCGAAAGCGCGTCTTTCTGCTTTGCAGGATGAGGAGGAAAACTTAAGCGAGCTGGGGGAGGCGCGCGCGGCGCTTAGCGCCCGCGCGCGCCAGCTAGCAGAGATCTTGTCGAGTAGACGCCGCGAAGCGGTGGCACCCCTCGAGGAAGCTATTCAGGAACAGCTTGCCGACCTGGGTATGGACCAGGCTAGAGTAGCGATTGAAGTTTCGTCCACGGACGATCCCCAGGCACTACGCGAGACCGGCGCGGACAGTGTGGAGTTTCTTCTTCGGGCAAACCCGGGTCAGCCTGCCCGCAGCCTAGCGCGGACGGCGTCCGGGGGAGAGTTGTCTCGCATACTATTGGCGATCAAATGTGCTCTGGCCGAAGCAGCTGGTCACGACACATTGGTCTTTGACGAGATCGACGCCGGTATTGGTGGCCGGACGGCAGTGGCGGTGGCGAACAAACTGCGCGAGCTGAGTAACACTTCGCAGCTAATCGTGGTCACGCACCTTCCCCAGGTTGCCGCGCTGGCCTCACGCCACTTCCTGATCGAGAAAGTGAGCGGCGCCGACACTACAGTAGCCCGTCTTCGCCTTCTGGAGGGCGCTGAGGTGGTAGAAGAGCTGTGCCGGATGTTGGGCGGACGCCTCGACGACGCGGAAGTCATGGCTCATGCCCGCGATCTAAGAGACAGGGGGTCGCGAGGACTGCTAGACTAA
- a CDS encoding CTP synthase, whose translation MAKHIFVTGGVVSSLGKGITAASLGCLLKSRGLRVTIQKLDPYLNVDPGTMSPFQHGEVFVTEDGAETDLDLGHYERFVDENLTRDSSVTAGSVYYNVIRKERRGDYLGGTVQVIPHITNEIKERIARVARDPKIDVAITEVGGTVGDIEGLPFLEAIRQFRNDVGRENVLYVHVTLVPYIATSGELKTKPTQHSVAELRSIGIQPDVIICRSDRPIGRDLRQKIALFTDVSPDAVISCVDAPHLYMVPMMLHAEGLDELVVERLGIKSNAPRLDEWQALLERLNHLLGTVRIAMVGKYVQLRDAYLSVIEALRHAALYHQRQVEIDWVEADSLDDDNVRAALDSADGILVPGGFGVRGIEGKVRAVSYARQNKVPFLGLCLGLQVAVVEFARNVAKLEGANSSEFDPDTKYPVIALMPDQQDLTDKGGTMRLGAWPCKLAPGTKASQAYGAVIVNERHRHRYEVNNDFREHLTQAGLVISGTSPDGRLVEIIELADHPWFVACQFHPEFKSRPTRPHPLFRDFIAAAIARRSSREEAEASHAHSQPMCDG comes from the coding sequence ATGGCGAAACATATTTTCGTGACAGGCGGTGTGGTCTCTTCTCTCGGCAAGGGCATCACCGCCGCCTCCCTTGGTTGTCTCCTTAAGAGCCGCGGGCTTCGTGTCACCATTCAAAAACTTGATCCTTACCTAAATGTTGATCCGGGCACGATGAGTCCCTTCCAGCACGGAGAGGTTTTTGTCACCGAAGACGGAGCCGAGACCGATCTGGATCTAGGCCACTACGAGCGGTTTGTGGACGAGAACCTTACCCGGGACTCTAGTGTGACCGCGGGATCTGTCTACTACAACGTCATACGAAAAGAACGTCGAGGTGACTATCTCGGCGGCACCGTTCAGGTGATTCCTCACATTACCAACGAAATCAAGGAGCGCATTGCGAGAGTCGCGCGCGATCCGAAGATTGACGTCGCCATAACTGAAGTGGGTGGGACTGTTGGAGACATTGAAGGTCTGCCCTTCCTAGAAGCTATCCGGCAGTTCCGTAATGATGTTGGCCGGGAGAATGTCCTCTACGTTCATGTGACGTTGGTCCCATACATCGCTACTTCCGGCGAACTAAAAACTAAACCCACACAGCATAGTGTGGCAGAGCTGAGAAGCATCGGTATTCAGCCGGATGTGATCATATGTCGCTCGGATCGTCCGATAGGGCGTGACCTTAGACAAAAGATAGCCCTGTTTACAGACGTATCACCTGACGCTGTGATCAGCTGCGTGGATGCGCCTCACCTTTACATGGTGCCCATGATGCTCCATGCCGAGGGTCTCGACGAACTGGTTGTGGAGCGTCTGGGTATTAAATCCAATGCGCCACGTCTAGATGAATGGCAAGCACTTCTTGAGCGACTAAATCACCTCCTGGGCACAGTGCGAATTGCCATGGTGGGGAAATATGTCCAACTGCGAGACGCCTACCTAAGCGTGATTGAAGCGCTTCGTCACGCTGCCCTTTATCATCAAAGACAGGTGGAAATCGACTGGGTGGAGGCGGACTCGCTAGACGATGACAATGTGCGCGCCGCCCTGGACAGCGCGGACGGCATCCTTGTGCCTGGAGGGTTCGGGGTTCGGGGTATCGAGGGAAAAGTCCGTGCTGTTTCGTATGCCCGACAGAATAAAGTGCCATTCTTGGGCCTGTGCTTAGGTTTGCAGGTGGCAGTGGTTGAGTTTGCTCGCAATGTGGCCAAACTGGAGGGAGCCAATTCTTCGGAGTTTGACCCGGACACTAAATATCCAGTGATCGCTCTGATGCCAGACCAGCAGGATCTGACCGACAAGGGAGGAACAATGCGGCTAGGGGCCTGGCCGTGCAAGCTCGCGCCCGGAACCAAAGCCTCACAAGCTTACGGCGCCGTGATTGTCAACGAGCGTCATAGGCATCGCTATGAAGTGAACAACGACTTTCGGGAGCACCTTACGCAAGCTGGCCTCGTGATAAGCGGGACTAGCCCCGATGGGCGCCTTGTGGAGATCATCGAGCTCGCGGATCATCCGTGGTTTGTAGCGTGCCAGTTCCACCCCGAGTTCAAGAGCCGGCCCACTCGGCCCCACCCGCTGTTTCGGGACTTTATCGCAGCCGCGATTGCCCGGCGCAGCAGCCGGGAAGAGGCGGAAGCCAGTCACGCCCACTCTCAGCCCATGTGCGATGGATAG
- a CDS encoding M20/M25/M40 family metallo-hydrolase, producing the protein MNSAPIFERFEVSRERLAQLFVELARIPSPSRNEREVADSVGDFLRNLGYVVYEDAAGRDVNGNTGNLYCLVGRDLEQPKIAIVAHLDTVAPAGPIKPVLGDDGVFRNGLPTILGADDKAAIAAILHATEILARSGESFPPYELIFTVCEEIGLLGSRHLTTEVPRSCMAVALDSSGPVGGVIVRAPSHKSLKATFRGVAAHAGLDPENGRNAILAASRAVAAMRLGRLDDETTANVGVIRGGVASNIVPDLCELEGECRSHNEEKLARIAAEMVDAVHVAAAQTGVDVDVHLEHEYSAFALDADCPTVGLACAAIRAAGLEPQLLTGGGGSDANVLNARGIPTVNLSAGMMRVHSPEEHVSLDELERLCRVVVGLIVLPAVNPQNI; encoded by the coding sequence GTGAACTCGGCACCTATTTTTGAGCGCTTTGAAGTTTCCCGCGAGCGCCTGGCGCAACTTTTTGTTGAACTAGCCAGAATCCCTAGCCCGTCGCGAAATGAGCGCGAAGTCGCTGACAGCGTGGGTGACTTCTTGCGAAACCTAGGCTACGTTGTGTACGAAGACGCCGCAGGAAGAGATGTAAATGGAAATACTGGCAACCTCTACTGCCTGGTCGGCAGGGACCTCGAGCAGCCCAAGATCGCCATAGTTGCCCATTTAGACACCGTAGCGCCCGCCGGACCGATCAAACCTGTCTTGGGCGACGACGGGGTGTTTCGAAATGGCCTTCCCACGATTTTGGGCGCGGACGATAAGGCCGCCATAGCCGCCATTCTCCACGCCACCGAAATTCTCGCGCGAAGCGGAGAGTCATTCCCTCCATACGAGCTCATTTTCACGGTGTGCGAGGAGATTGGGCTTCTGGGAAGCAGACACTTGACCACCGAGGTTCCCCGGAGCTGCATGGCCGTAGCATTAGACTCTTCGGGGCCTGTTGGTGGGGTCATTGTCAGGGCTCCGAGCCATAAGTCGCTCAAGGCCACTTTTCGAGGGGTAGCCGCTCACGCAGGTCTTGACCCAGAGAACGGGCGGAACGCCATCCTGGCCGCGAGCCGAGCTGTAGCAGCCATGCGCCTGGGTAGGCTGGATGATGAGACTACCGCGAATGTGGGTGTTATACGCGGTGGGGTAGCCTCGAATATTGTTCCAGATCTGTGCGAGCTTGAAGGAGAATGTCGCAGTCACAACGAAGAGAAGCTGGCCAGAATCGCTGCGGAGATGGTCGATGCGGTCCACGTGGCGGCTGCCCAAACAGGAGTGGATGTGGATGTCCACCTTGAACATGAGTATTCAGCGTTCGCCCTCGACGCCGACTGCCCCACTGTCGGCCTGGCCTGTGCCGCCATACGGGCGGCGGGGTTGGAGCCGCAGCTCCTGACGGGGGGAGGCGGTTCAGACGCTAACGTGCTCAACGCTAGGGGCATCCCCACAGTTAACCTCAGCGCTGGGATGATGCGGGTGCACAGTCCCGAGGAGCACGTGTCGCTGGATGAGTTGGAACGCCTGTGTCGAGTAGTTGTCGGCCTCATTGTGCTTCCAGCGGTTAATCCACAGAACATCTGA
- a CDS encoding NUDIX hydrolase, whose product MKESHETQHESSRSAVEVASQERVYQGKIINLRIDSVRLPSGQTVLREVVEHPGAVVIAALDRDEHLYFVRQYRHPAQKVLLELPAGGLEPGEDPLSTAKRELQEEVGLTAEVWIHLGSFYSSPGFTTEILHAFLAQGLAPVEVRPDDDEDIEIVRYPLADAFANTLRFEDAKTLATLFLLARRLGTDFPMPH is encoded by the coding sequence ATGAAAGAGAGTCACGAAACACAACATGAATCAAGCCGCAGCGCGGTCGAGGTGGCGTCCCAGGAACGTGTATATCAGGGCAAGATTATTAACCTGCGAATCGATAGTGTGCGTCTTCCCTCTGGACAGACAGTTCTTCGCGAGGTGGTTGAGCATCCTGGCGCAGTGGTGATTGCGGCTCTTGATCGAGACGAGCACCTGTATTTTGTGAGGCAGTACCGCCACCCTGCACAAAAGGTGTTACTTGAGCTTCCGGCTGGCGGACTCGAGCCGGGAGAGGACCCTCTTTCGACGGCAAAGCGAGAGCTGCAGGAAGAGGTAGGGCTCACAGCAGAAGTTTGGATTCACCTGGGGTCGTTTTACTCCTCTCCTGGGTTCACGACCGAGATATTGCATGCTTTTCTCGCCCAGGGGCTTGCTCCCGTGGAAGTCAGACCTGACGACGACGAAGATATTGAGATAGTGCGTTACCCGTTGGCGGACGCTTTTGCAAACACGCTACGCTTCGAAGATGCGAAGACTCTGGCAACGCTATTCTTGCTGGCACGAAGACTAGGAACAGACTTTCCAATGCCCCATTGA
- the ald gene encoding alanine dehydrogenase, with amino-acid sequence MRIGVPKEIRQDEYRVALTPAGTRELTRRGHEVIVQAGAGEGSLFPDDAYRAAGARIVPDADTVFVEADLIVKVKEPLEEEYRRLEPRHILFAYLHLAPDPELTRALVKSGATCIAYETVETSDGRKPLLAPMSEIAGRLAPQVGAYFLEKTSGGKGKLLSGATGVRPATVVILGAGIAGTNAAMIASGMGARTKVVDINPQALAAVEQRLPHVETLHSAQLTVEEEVVAADLVIGAVLVSGARTPVLVSEDVVRSMQPGSVIVDLSVDQGGCVATSRVTTHRDPIFVKHGVIHYGVDNMAGVVPITSTLALTNATIPYIIAIADKGLARAARSDPALARGVNVMEGKVTLREVAEATGFPYFSLNSVLPIELT; translated from the coding sequence ATGCGCATAGGAGTACCCAAGGAAATCAGGCAGGACGAATACAGGGTTGCCCTCACTCCAGCCGGAACCAGAGAACTAACGCGCAGGGGTCACGAAGTTATAGTCCAGGCCGGAGCCGGTGAAGGATCGTTATTCCCGGATGACGCTTACCGCGCCGCGGGTGCGCGCATTGTGCCCGACGCCGACACCGTCTTTGTAGAGGCGGATCTTATTGTGAAAGTGAAAGAGCCTCTGGAGGAGGAGTATCGGCGACTTGAGCCCCGTCACATTCTGTTTGCCTATCTACACCTTGCTCCTGATCCAGAGCTTACACGGGCCCTGGTGAAGAGCGGCGCCACCTGCATTGCTTACGAGACGGTGGAGACGTCTGACGGGCGAAAGCCACTGCTTGCTCCCATGAGCGAAATTGCCGGACGGTTAGCCCCCCAGGTGGGCGCCTACTTCTTGGAAAAAACGAGCGGAGGTAAAGGTAAGCTGCTGAGTGGAGCGACGGGCGTACGGCCCGCTACAGTAGTGATTCTGGGTGCTGGTATAGCCGGCACAAATGCGGCCATGATAGCTTCCGGAATGGGTGCCCGTACCAAGGTCGTCGATATCAATCCCCAGGCGTTGGCCGCTGTTGAGCAGCGCTTGCCACACGTGGAGACGCTCCACAGTGCCCAACTTACGGTGGAAGAGGAAGTGGTGGCGGCCGATCTAGTAATTGGGGCAGTCTTGGTCTCGGGCGCTCGAACGCCTGTGCTGGTCTCGGAGGATGTAGTCAGGTCGATGCAGCCTGGTTCCGTGATTGTGGATCTAAGCGTAGACCAAGGCGGCTGTGTAGCCACCTCAAGGGTGACTACCCACCGCGATCCAATTTTCGTCAAGCACGGCGTGATCCACTACGGCGTAGACAATATGGCTGGCGTGGTTCCGATTACTTCCACTCTAGCTCTTACCAACGCCACCATACCCTACATTATCGCTATTGCCGACAAAGGGCTGGCTCGAGCAGCCCGGTCAGATCCCGCTCTTGCTCGCGGGGTCAACGTCATGGAGGGCAAGGTAACCCTACGCGAAGTAGCGGAGGCTACCGGTTTCCCCTACTTCTCGCTGAATAGCGTGCTTCCGATCGAGCTAACTTAG